The following are encoded together in the Hemicordylus capensis ecotype Gifberg chromosome 4, rHemCap1.1.pri, whole genome shotgun sequence genome:
- the NQO2 gene encoding ribosyldihydronicotinamide dehydrogenase [quinone] isoform X2, translating to MTERKVLIVYAHQEPKSLNGSLKTIAVEELSELYHPEQFNYGVEAWEACKNGSLSEDLIKEQRKVKEADLVIFQFPLYWFSMPAIMKGWMDRVLVQGFAHDFPQCYDSGLLKNKLALLSFTTGGGKEMYSDEGVSGDIRYLLWPMQHGIMHFCGFSVLAPQICFAPEYATEEERVQMLVSWGERLKTIWEEKPINCAVDGYFK from the exons ATGACAG AGAGGAAAGTCTTGATTGTCTATGCGCACCAGGAGCCCAAGTCTCTGAATGGGTCTTTAAAAACCATCGCGGTGGAAGAACTGA GTGAACTGTACCACCCAGAGCAGTTTAATTATGGAGTTGAAGCATGGGAAGCTTGCAAAAATGGGTCCCTGTCTGAAGATTTGATTAAGGAGCAGAGGAAAGTGAAAGAAGCTGATTTGGTGATTTTCCAG TTTCCTTTATATTGGTTCAGCATGCCAGCAATCATGAAAGGCTGGATGGACAGAGTCTTAGTCCAAGGATTTGCTCATGATTTCCCCCAGTGTTATGATTCTGGTTTGCTCAAG AATAAACTAGCCTTGCTTTCATTTACCACTGGAGGAGGCAAAGAGATGTATTCGGATGAAGGGGTCAGTGGTGATATACGATACCTTCTATGGCCCATGCAG CATGGAATAATGCACTTCTGCGGCTTCAGTGTCCTTGCCCCTCAGATCTGCTTTGCCCCCGAGTATGCCACCGAGGAGGAGAGAGTGCAAATGCTGGTTTcctggggggaaaggct
- the NQO2 gene encoding ribosyldihydronicotinamide dehydrogenase [quinone] isoform X3 has product MQFEPRTTRKDIVGELYHPEQFNYGVEAWEACKNGSLSEDLIKEQRKVKEADLVIFQFPLYWFSMPAIMKGWMDRVLVQGFAHDFPQCYDSGLLKNKLALLSFTTGGGKEMYSDEGVSGDIRYLLWPMQHGIMHFCGFSVLAPQICFAPEYATEEERVQMLVSWGERLKTIWEEKPINCAVDGYFK; this is encoded by the exons ATGCAATTTGAGCCAAGGACAACTAGAAAGGATATAGTTG GTGAACTGTACCACCCAGAGCAGTTTAATTATGGAGTTGAAGCATGGGAAGCTTGCAAAAATGGGTCCCTGTCTGAAGATTTGATTAAGGAGCAGAGGAAAGTGAAAGAAGCTGATTTGGTGATTTTCCAG TTTCCTTTATATTGGTTCAGCATGCCAGCAATCATGAAAGGCTGGATGGACAGAGTCTTAGTCCAAGGATTTGCTCATGATTTCCCCCAGTGTTATGATTCTGGTTTGCTCAAG AATAAACTAGCCTTGCTTTCATTTACCACTGGAGGAGGCAAAGAGATGTATTCGGATGAAGGGGTCAGTGGTGATATACGATACCTTCTATGGCCCATGCAG CATGGAATAATGCACTTCTGCGGCTTCAGTGTCCTTGCCCCTCAGATCTGCTTTGCCCCCGAGTATGCCACCGAGGAGGAGAGAGTGCAAATGCTGGTTTcctggggggaaaggct
- the NQO2 gene encoding ribosyldihydronicotinamide dehydrogenase [quinone] isoform X4, with protein MTERKVLIVYAHQEPKSLNGSLKTIAVEELSKQGCRVTVSDLYEMQFEPRTTRKDIVGELYHPEQFNYGVEAWEACKNGSLSEDLIKEQRKVKEADLVIFQFPLYWFSMPAIMKGWMDRVLVQGFAHDFPQCYDSGLLKNKLALLSFTTGGGKEMYSDEGVSGDIRYLLWPMQQRDLKENLERRS; from the exons ATGACAG AGAGGAAAGTCTTGATTGTCTATGCGCACCAGGAGCCCAAGTCTCTGAATGGGTCTTTAAAAACCATCGCGGTGGAAGAACTGAGTAAGCAAGGGTGCAGAGTCACTGTTTCTGATCTATATGAAATGCAATTTGAGCCAAGGACAACTAGAAAGGATATAGTTG GTGAACTGTACCACCCAGAGCAGTTTAATTATGGAGTTGAAGCATGGGAAGCTTGCAAAAATGGGTCCCTGTCTGAAGATTTGATTAAGGAGCAGAGGAAAGTGAAAGAAGCTGATTTGGTGATTTTCCAG TTTCCTTTATATTGGTTCAGCATGCCAGCAATCATGAAAGGCTGGATGGACAGAGTCTTAGTCCAAGGATTTGCTCATGATTTCCCCCAGTGTTATGATTCTGGTTTGCTCAAG AATAAACTAGCCTTGCTTTCATTTACCACTGGAGGAGGCAAAGAGATGTATTCGGATGAAGGGGTCAGTGGTGATATACGATACCTTCTATGGCCCATGCAG CAGAGGGACCTGAAAGAGAACCTTGAAAGAAGATCATAA
- the NQO2 gene encoding ribosyldihydronicotinamide dehydrogenase [quinone] isoform X1: protein MTERKVLIVYAHQEPKSLNGSLKTIAVEELSKQGCRVTVSDLYEMQFEPRTTRKDIVGELYHPEQFNYGVEAWEACKNGSLSEDLIKEQRKVKEADLVIFQFPLYWFSMPAIMKGWMDRVLVQGFAHDFPQCYDSGLLKNKLALLSFTTGGGKEMYSDEGVSGDIRYLLWPMQHGIMHFCGFSVLAPQICFAPEYATEEERVQMLVSWGERLKTIWEEKPINCAVDGYFK from the exons ATGACAG AGAGGAAAGTCTTGATTGTCTATGCGCACCAGGAGCCCAAGTCTCTGAATGGGTCTTTAAAAACCATCGCGGTGGAAGAACTGAGTAAGCAAGGGTGCAGAGTCACTGTTTCTGATCTATATGAAATGCAATTTGAGCCAAGGACAACTAGAAAGGATATAGTTG GTGAACTGTACCACCCAGAGCAGTTTAATTATGGAGTTGAAGCATGGGAAGCTTGCAAAAATGGGTCCCTGTCTGAAGATTTGATTAAGGAGCAGAGGAAAGTGAAAGAAGCTGATTTGGTGATTTTCCAG TTTCCTTTATATTGGTTCAGCATGCCAGCAATCATGAAAGGCTGGATGGACAGAGTCTTAGTCCAAGGATTTGCTCATGATTTCCCCCAGTGTTATGATTCTGGTTTGCTCAAG AATAAACTAGCCTTGCTTTCATTTACCACTGGAGGAGGCAAAGAGATGTATTCGGATGAAGGGGTCAGTGGTGATATACGATACCTTCTATGGCCCATGCAG CATGGAATAATGCACTTCTGCGGCTTCAGTGTCCTTGCCCCTCAGATCTGCTTTGCCCCCGAGTATGCCACCGAGGAGGAGAGAGTGCAAATGCTGGTTTcctggggggaaaggct
- the NQO2 gene encoding ribosyldihydronicotinamide dehydrogenase [quinone] isoform X5 produces MTERKVLIVYAHQEPKSLNGSLKTIAVEELSKQGCRVTVSDLYEMQFEPRTTRKDIVGELYHPEQFNYGVEAWEACKNGSLSEDLIKEQRKVKEADLVIFQFPLYWFSMPAIMKGWMDRVLVQGFAHDFPQCYDSGLLKNKLALLSFTTGGGKEMYSDEGVSGDIRYLLWPMQSFLHQLRN; encoded by the exons ATGACAG AGAGGAAAGTCTTGATTGTCTATGCGCACCAGGAGCCCAAGTCTCTGAATGGGTCTTTAAAAACCATCGCGGTGGAAGAACTGAGTAAGCAAGGGTGCAGAGTCACTGTTTCTGATCTATATGAAATGCAATTTGAGCCAAGGACAACTAGAAAGGATATAGTTG GTGAACTGTACCACCCAGAGCAGTTTAATTATGGAGTTGAAGCATGGGAAGCTTGCAAAAATGGGTCCCTGTCTGAAGATTTGATTAAGGAGCAGAGGAAAGTGAAAGAAGCTGATTTGGTGATTTTCCAG TTTCCTTTATATTGGTTCAGCATGCCAGCAATCATGAAAGGCTGGATGGACAGAGTCTTAGTCCAAGGATTTGCTCATGATTTCCCCCAGTGTTATGATTCTGGTTTGCTCAAG AATAAACTAGCCTTGCTTTCATTTACCACTGGAGGAGGCAAAGAGATGTATTCGGATGAAGGGGTCAGTGGTGATATACGATACCTTCTATGGCCCATGCAG